From the Roseofilum casamattae BLCC-M143 genome, the window TAATCTCAATTGATGCTCCCCAATAACCGTCTAAAACGTTTATCGTAAATTAGACTTAGGCTAACAGTAGCAACCCAGGCGACCTCAGCGCAATTGCGGAATTTACTGAGCAGCCTAGAGAATCTACGGAGGAGGACGATGGAGCTAACCCCAGTCCTCTGGCTCCACTAATCCCTGACGAACCCAACCGTTACTAATTTCGTACCCCCACTCTGGATGCTGCTGGCTCAGTTGGCGGGCCGCATCCGATTCGCCGATCGCGCACAATTCGACTAAGAGCTGATAGCCCCATTCTCGCTCGTTTTGTTGGCGCCTTTCTGCGGCATCTTTCCGCTCTGCGGGCGACATCATCGGCCGTCCCGGTTGCAAAATATCTATGCGATCGACTCGTTCCATTGGTTCATCTGCAGGCATAATCTCGAGGACTCTAAAATGGCAATGAGGGCTGGACTTGGTTATCAATAATCTCATATCCCCATTCCGGATGCTGTTGTAATTGTTGCTTCACCCAACTGCGCCCGATCGCGCTTTCATAAGCGTTTTGCAGATGTTCCAAAGAAGGTCGTTCTGAGGTCTCGAGTCCCTCCACTGACTCGGATTTCGACCGTTGCTCCAGTGGCTGCTCGTTGTTTGAATCTCGGACACTCGGTAATACTGTTTGTGCACTTGGCGCAGACACCTGCAACAGTTTCGCCATCACCTGCTCCTTATTCACTGACGCTCGCTCCGAGAACGACGGAGGCAGATAGGGCGTTGCCACTCCTTGCTTTTTCGCTGCCAGCGCTCGGTCGGCCAGGCGATCGCATTTGCGCAAAAAACCCTCCCACAAATCCCCCGCCAACACGGGTTTGCGCAGATCGGCTCGCGCTCGAGACACTGCCACTTCCAAGGGTTCGCCTTTCTGCACGTAATATTGAATCCGTTCTTCCTCAAACGCCGGATACGGCACTCCCGGTTCCACTTCCCACTCTCGCTTCACCTGTTGCGTCGAACCCAAAGGGGCGCCAGCAGCAAACTCATCCCAAAAGGGAGAAATAATCCCTTTCGTCAACCCATCAACCACCTTAAATGCCCATCCCGAGGGATTTTCCATCCCTCGTTGCTTGGCATAATCGAGCAGTTGTCTCTGGAACTGTTCCAACTCTTCGGCGGACTGCCAGGGGCCGCGAAATTGATAGTTCGGGGTCACGGTAACGGCGATGGGCTGGCGCTGGGGAGGAAAATAAGGATCGGGTGGCGTTTCTGGAGGCGTTTGGGGACGAGCCGTAGTGCCGCTCAACCCCCGTTCTAGGCTCTCCAGATTTAAGCAACACTGCAAGCGTGCTCCCGTTCCTCGGCGCTCTTGCAATAGATTAGCCGTTCGTAACTGCTGTCGGGCCAGCTCTTGTTCGGCAACCGTTAACCCCGTTTCCGCCATCATGCGATCGCCATCCACCACCACCCATTCTTGCTGTTGGTTGCTCTGCCATTCCAACAGTTTGCAAGCAAATATAGCAGCCGTGACGCCGCCGACTGCTGCTGCAATGTTCGGATAGTAAACCATGGGAGATCCCAGGTTGCACCAAAATCGAGTAAAAGGGGAGTTGCGATCGAAAACCATAGTAGGGAGTCCAAAGGGAATTAAACAGTCGGTGTTTTTTGCAACTCGGGTTTTTCTTCACCCACGATGGCTCCTTCAACGGGGCAGACTGCCAAGCACACTCCGCAATCAATACAGGTTTGGAAATCAATCCAATACCAATCGGTTCCTTGTTGATTTTTGCCCGGTCCGGGATGAATGCAATCAACAGGACAAGCCCCTACACAATCGGCAATTCCTTCACAAATCTCGGTAACAATAGTATGAGGCACGATAGTTCCCTTGGGTTTCGATGATGTTTCGTTAATGCAGTCTACTCAACGTTGACCGAGCTGCTCGAGGGTCGCTTCGCCTTCAGCATCAATCCAGGCAATGCGGTCAATACGCCGCCCTCGGGCATATTGGCGAACCGCATCTGGGGTTTCCCGGTCGATGAGGTTCACCTGTACGCGAATGTGCAGGTCTTTGGCGCGTAAGGTTTGGGCATAGGCAAAGGCCGCAGCACGAGCTTGAGGAGTTTCGGGTACGATTAACCAGTCACTGGCCCGAATTTCTTTCGGCAGGCGATCGCCGTTTTGCAAGACCTGTTGCAAGGCTTCAATATTCAAACAAAAGCCAATTCCGGCTAAACTTTGCCCTTGGGGATGATAGATACCCACCAGGCCATCGTAGCGTCCTCCTTGTCCCAAAGGTTTGACATTGTGTCCTTGGCAACTAGCGACCTCAAAGACCAAACCGCTGTAATAATCAAAAGTACGAATTAAACTTAAATCGAGAATAATCGGTAAGCTGTCGCGATCGCGGCGACTCTGTTGCAGCAAGTCTACCAGGGTTTTGAGATAACTTAGGCGCTCTTGCTCGTTCTCATTTAAATCGAGCTGACTGAGTTTCTCCAAGACCTCTGTCGGTTCGCCGCGCAGATCGAATAATAACAGAGCTAGCTCTTGCAACTGAGTGGATAAATCCTCAGCGCGCACCAGGTTTTGTAATTCTATATAATCTAGGGTAGAGATCGCCTTTCTCAGAGCCGGTTGTAGCTCTGGTGGAAATGCAGACAGTAGAGATTGGGTTAACCCAGCTTCGCCGATGGCAATGCGCCACTCATTGGCGGGTAACTCGAGAGACTCCAAACAATCAGCCAGCAATAACAAAATTTCGCTATCTCCAGCAACACCGGCTGCTCCTAACAATTCGACCCCAGCTTGATAGAACTCCTGTTGCCGTCCGTATTCGCCTTTGGGCGATCGCTGAAACACGTTAGCACTGTAATAAAACCGCTTCGGGTTGCTCACTTCCGCTTCATCCACATACCGGCGCGTTGCCGCCGTCCGGGCAATAGAAGCCGTCACTTCCGGTCGCAGTCCGAGCTGTTCCCGAGCATCTTGCAGTTGAATCACGCTCGATCTGGCGATCGCTCCACCGGCCATCAACGTATCGAGTCTCTCTAACGTTGAGGTAATGATCTGATGATATCCCCAGTGATGAAACACTTGATGCAAGCGGTCTTCCACCCAATTTTTTTGGGCCACATCCAAGGGGAGCAGATCCCGCGCACCTTGAGGAGATTGATACACCATTATTTTTTCTTCCCACCACCAATCGTAATCCCGAATATCTTAATCCCTTGACCGGCCTTTGGATCGTTTTTTCCAGTTCCGCCACTGGCTTTTTTACGAACCGCAGCCTCAACCTTCTGCTTCAAGACCATGGCTTGTTCGTTGTTGGGCTGGCCTTCCAGGGCTTTATTCAGGTGTACTTTGGCCATGGTGTGCTGCTTTTGCTTCAGATAAATTTCTCCGAGCAGAGTATGACAGTCGCTGTTGGTAGGGTCAAATTTGAGAGCATCCCGCAACTCCAAGATCGCCTTGGGAAAATTCTGCTTGTCAACCAGCTCTTTAGCTCGGCCGTAGTACCCCTCTACCGGCGATTTTTTCTCAACTTTGGGAGGGGGAGGCGGTGCTGCCGGGGCCGGTTTGGCAGCGCTGGAGGCTTTGGGTTTGGAGGATTTTGATTGGCTCGGAGCCGGAATGTTTTGGCCTCCAAGACGCATGAGATAAACTAGGTTGAGTTCGCTAATCTCTCCCGTGCTTTCGGTAAAGTTGTTTAAAGATTCGTATTGGCGAGCGGCGACATCGGCAAGAGCTTGCTTATACTCCGCTTCTACATTTTTCGATTGAGCTAACTTTTTCGCAACATCGCTTTGCAGTTGGTCGCCCGCTCCTTGCTGGTTCGCTTGCTGTCCTTTCAGCTTCAGCATCACCATGTATTCTTTAACTTCTTTATCCTGAGTGAGTTTCTCGTAGGCAGGATTCACCAGTTTGGAAAGAACTTGGCTTGCTTGTTCTTTTTCCTCAGGAGTAGAAGCATTTCCGCTATCGGGATGCAAGAACTTGGCAATACGCATATAACGTTTGCGGATTTCCCGACTATTCGCATCAATAGAAACCCCTAAGATGGCGTGATGGTCGGTGAAGTCAAGTTGGAATAAGCCTTGGTCAAGGTTAAAAGACATACTGCGCAGTTTCACTCTACCAATAGATGATTAACAATTCTAGTGTACTCTTGTTTTCTCGTGCAGAGCTGGTACGATCGCCTATTCTTGGGCTGGGAAGCTCAGAGGGGCAGCATTTTCTCAGGATAGGGAGAAACTCGAGCGAGCTGGGTTATCATCTCTGGATGCAGATGACTGTTGGTGGCTAAGAGACGGCCGCTCCCTAGGTCTTGCGGACTGCCATCATAGGCGGTGACTTTGCCGCCCGCTTCTTCAACGAGGACGATGCCAGCGGTGATGTCCCAGGGAGATAATCCTCTCTCCCAATAGCCATCTAAGCGCCCGCAAGCGACGTAGGCTAAGTCCAGGGCGGCCGAACCGCCGCGCCGAACGCCTTGAGTTAAGTGGGTGAAATAACAGAATTCGGCATAATTATTATCGGGGGTTTCCCGGCGATCGTAAGCAAAACCGGTTACCAAGAGGCTATCGCTCAGTTGCGTGGTAGCAGATGGGGCGATCGCCTTCCGGTTTAGGGTAGCGCCCAGTCCTTTCGCCGCGCGGAAGAGTTCTTGACGATGAGGATCGAAGACGACGCCAACTTGAGGGACTCCGTCGATAAGTAAGCCAATGGAGACGGAGAAGTTGGGATAACTGTGGGCATAGTTGGTGGTGCCGTCGAGAGGATCGATCGCCCAGAGGTAGGGACTTTGGCGATCGCCTCGTTCTCCAGATTCTTCCGCTAATATGCAATGATCGGGAAAGTGACGCTGGATAATGTCGAGAACCACCGCTTCTGAGGCTTGGTCGGCTTCGGTGACCACATCTCCAGGACGGCCTTTGGAGCGAATATCTTGCAATTTTCCATAGTAGGACATTACCACGGCGCCGCCAGCTAGGGCAGCTTCTGTCGCAACATCGAGATAAGTAGACAGTGACTGGACGCTCATCTAAAATTTTGGGTCTGAAACCCCATCCTTCCAGGACGGCTTTACATTCAAATTGTACAGCCAAAGTCAGCTATAGCGCTTTCCGCGCGATGCGGACACGAATGCGCTAGGGAAAGAGCAGGCCCAGTCCAGTGACAAATAATATTCCTGCAAGTACGGTAAGAAACAGGCTCCGAGAGATTACCGCAACAGCGATCGTCGGTATCGATCCGAGAAGGTAAAGATTATCTGTATTGAACTGCAGGCTGCCTTCTTGTAGCAGCAAACTTGGTAGTAGCATTGCTCCGATAACCGAAATAGGAACGTAGCGCAACCAAATTTGTACGGCTGGGGGCAATGTTCGGGTTGAGAGAAACCAGGCAGGTAAAAGTCTAGGTAAATAAGTCACTATTGTCATTCCGACAATGACCTGGAAGATTTGTTCTTGTTCCATAGTTCAATAGCTAAACCTAGAGTCGAACAGATAACGGTTGCCAAAATAATATTCCAATGGTTTATTCCATTTAAAAGAGCGAGCGTTGCGATCGTACCTGCGAGAAGAGCAATAAACATCGATAGCCATGTCTTGGTCAAGATTGCCAGAAGCGCAATAAACATTGCCACTAGAGCATAATCGAGGGCTAAGAAATTCATTTTTTGCAATGAAGGTCCAATGACAATACCCAGATAGGTTCCTAAAATCCAGACTCCGTGCGTAATTGCATTTATCGTAATGGCTTCAGTTTTATCTAAGGATTTCTCCTCGAATTTTCCGGCATGAATGGCAAAAGACTCATCGGTAATTCCATAAGTAAAAAAGGCAATTTCATACCACCTCCAACCTTTGAGGTGCGGCCCGATCGCGGAAGAAAACAGCATATGTCTCAAATTGATCGCGAAAACTGTGGCAATAATTACTATGGGCGATATGTCGAGTACCAGTAATTGGATTGCGATAAGCTGAGATGCCGCCCCTAAAACCATGGCACTCATCAGCAAAGTATTGAGAGGTGATATCCCAGAATTGAGGGATAATACTCCGAAAGCAATACCAACTGGAATGTAACCTAAAATGATTGGAGTCGATTGAAGAAAACCTGCTTTCAAAGAGTCGGCTTGCCGTTTGCTCATAAACCTTTGCTTGGATTATCTCATAATTGTACGATACCGATTTCAAGGGGATGACTTTTGGGTTGAGGGCGATGTTTGACGGCGAAATTGTTGTGGAGTGAGGCCCATGGGGTTGTCCGTATTCCAAATTCCTAACTCCAGAATTCTGGCTCGTTGCCCGGCGTACTGGAGTCGCTGGCTATATCGAGTATTCGGAAACCATTCCTCAGCTAAAGCATACCCTTGTTTGACCATCTCTTCGTTAATCAATTGTTCCTCATGCCAAACGTAAACCAGTTGACGCTGGTAGCGGTCTTCTTTCTCGCGATCGTATTCGAGAATAACAGTTTTTCCTTTCACCTGTTGCTCCAGGGCTTCCTTGGCTGCTTTTCCCCAAGGTTCTTGTTCCAGTGAAGGAGCGCTAATGCCGAGCAAGCGAGCGGTTTGCGTTGCCGATCCACCTTCGGGGAGCACCTCTAGGGAATGTCCGCCGATCGCCCGCAAGACGATGACGGGGGTTCCGGAGGGGGTCTGGTTTGCTTGGCATCCCGAGTAACTCAGACACCCTGCGAGCAGAATTGGTAAGATAAATCTTCCGATCTTCATTCGTTCGTCTCAATTGCCAGTTATTGCGAAAATTGGCAAGATTCGCAATAACTGGCTCTGTTCTAAGCTGCTAGGACAAAATCTACCTCATCGGTGCCATCGGTGGCTCCTTGTCCGGATGTAATTTTTTCACCGGTTGCCTCAACTTCAACGGCCATGGGAGTATCTTCCAGATTGATATTGTAGTCCGTGCTCTCTCCGGTATAACCGACACTGGCAATCATTTGCCGTCCGGCGTCAGTGTAGAGAAAGGCAAGCATTTGCTTCTTGCCTTGTTGGGTATCGTCTGCCCAAATCACCATGTAAGACTCGTCCATATACTCGAAAATCTTGGGCGAGCGATTGGGAACGTAACGACCGGCCGAACCAAAGCTTGCATCTAAGAAGCCTTGTACGGACTCTGGCGCAACGTTCACATATTGGAGAGCTTCTTCCGGGGTTGAATAGGAAGACATCTGTGCCACGGCGGCTTGTTCGGCTTCCTCCGCCGCTGCCTCATCGTTGAGATCGCCTTCTACCGGTTCTTCCTCTCCCCGGTTGCGCAAGTAATCGACGGCCATTTTTGTCCCAATACCGCCGACGGCAGCGACTCCAGCACCTATGAGTAAATTGCGAAGTTTCATTGTATAGCTTGTATCTGGTTACAATCGATAGCATCGCACCAATCTTATCACTGCCTTTCGTGCCGGCTGGATTTTCAAAGAATTAATACGGAATCTGGAAATTATAAGGGAACAGGGAACTGCGAGAGTCATTCAATACCTCGATCGCCCGAAGATCGCTCCCCATTGTTAATTGTTAATTATTAATTGTTAATTGATATAATGCCTCTACAAAAAGTATTGGGCGAGCGAGTGAGACTATTGGGGAGTAAACGGAGCCATTTATCTCGATTCAAAATTAGGAATAACCCAGCGATCGCATTAGTCTTAATTTGGCTGGTAACCGCCGTTAACGATCGCCTCTGGTTTGCGATCGATCGCCGCATTCCCGCTTGGGACCAGGCGGACTATCTCAACTGGGTCTTGGAATATTGGCACATTCTGCAAACTCCGGAGTGGTTTTCTGGCGAGTGGTGGTATCAGTTTTGGCTGGCTTCTCCCAAAATTCCGCCTCTAGTGTACGCGACGGCTGCGCCATTTCTGAGCTGGTTTGGGCGATCGCCGGATGCGACAACTTTAGTCATGCTCTTCTATAGCGCGATTCTCATCCTCTCGGTCTATGGGTTAGGCAGGAAACTGGGGAATTCGCGCATGGGTTTATGGTCGGCAGGATTGTGTACTTTATTGCCGGGACTCTATCGCTATCGCCTCGATTTTCTTCTCGACTATCCCCTGGCGGCCATGGTTGCTTTTAGTCTTCTCCATGTGACGCTCTGGCATTTCTCTGACTCGAGCAAACATCGCGATCGCTGGATTCTGGCTATCCTCATGGGAATTTCCATCGGACTGGCACTACTGAGCAAACAAACGGCCTTATTTTTCCTCTTCACCCCGATCGCTATTTCCGGCATCAGTACGCTCTATCATCGACAGTGGCAGCGCTTCTTGCAATGGTTGTCTGCTATGGCTGTTGCCCTCCTCATACTCTACCCTTGGGTGCGCACTAACTGGTTGCTAATTCTCACGTCTGGGAAACGAGCAACCGTAGATTCTGCGATCGCTGAAGGAGACCCCGCACTGCATACTCTCGATGCTTGGCTCTATTATTGGAAAGCTATTCCAGAGTTAGTCTCTTGGCCCTTATTGCTGATGCCAATTATCGGCGCGATCGGTTTTGCTATTGCGAAGTTTACCAAATCGAGCGATCGCCAAACACAAAACCAGCTTATCCCAGAACGGAATAAGGTTCTCTTCCTCGGCGGATGTTTAGTCGGCGCTTATTTGCTCTGTTCTCTCAACGTCAATAAAGATATCCGTTATATCCTTCCCGCGCTTCCTCTGCTCTGCGTTCCCTTAGCCTGGGGACTATGTCAGTGGGAGAGTCTCAGTCAAAAATGGGCCCCGAAGGTACGGTGGGGAACCATAGGATTAGCCAGTCTTCTACTGCTGCTCAATCTCTATCCTTTGGGAGGCGCGCGCTTAACTCAATGGTTGAGTCCGAGGGCAACCTACTATCCCTATTGGGGTTCGCCTGCACCTCATGCGGAAATTATTGATGAAATTATTGCCACAGAACCGTACTTAAAATCTAATGTTGGGGTTTTGCCGTCTACGCCAACGATTAATCAGCATAATATTAACTACTACGGTCAATTACAAGACTTTCAAGTCCACGGCCGGCAAGTGGGGACGAATAGCGAGTATACCGTACAGGATGGGCGATCGCTCTCTTGGTTTATTACGAAAACTGGCGATCCGGGATCGGTTCCCAGTTTAGCGCAACAGCAGATAACTCAATTTATCGAAACTAGTGGTTTGTTTGCACCCCATCGCAGTTGGCCCCTCGATGATGGAAGTACTCTCACGCTGCATCATCAAACGACTCCATCAGTCCAAGTTATTCCCTTAGAGCAAAACTTATCGGAAGTTCGGCTTTATAATCTGTATGTTTCCAGTCCGTCTCCTCCAGGATATCCGGTTCCGGTGACCTATCAATGGCGCGGCCCCTGGCGGGATTTGCGATCGGGATTAGTCTTAGTCACGTGGTATCGCGAGAGCGACAATAGTATTGCCTGGATACACGACCATGGCTTTGGTATGGGAAGATTGTATGCGGCTGAGGCGATCGCTCCCAATACTACAGTACAAGTAACGGAGCTGACTTCCATGTTACCGCCAGCGGATCTGGAACCGGGAAACTATCGCCTAGAGATAGAATATTTACCAGACCGCAACCCGGAAACTACGGCACGACCCATTTCTCTACCGCCGATTTCGATTACCTTATCTTCAGAAGCGCCACCGCAACCGGCTTCCGAACTGGACTTATCCACCCAGTTTCGCACCTTAGCCGCAACCCTCTCTCAAGGACCTGTCGCTCTCGATCGCATTTTCGCTGAAATCGGTCGCATCAATCAATACGACGCGAACCAAGATTACTTACTGCAATGCGATCGCGCCCTAAGTTATCGCTTGCAGACTTATGGCGATAATCCAGACTGGTGGTATGGGGTAGTGCTCTCGCGAGTCTTGCGCCAAGATATACCCGGAGCAATTTCCGCGATTAATTCTCTCATTACCCTAGAACCAAATAATCCCTATCCCCATGCCTATTTAGCCGTAGTCTATCTTTACAACTGGCAACCGCAAAACGCACAAAACGCACTAGAAGTTGCCTTACAGCTCAATCCTGACGAGCCAGAAATTCAAGCCTTACATGCCATTTCTCTCGCCATGCAAGGCCGTTTGCTGAAAGCGTGGCAACTGGTGCAAACCCTTTCTCCCGACAATTAACGAGCTATTCCTAATAATGTTCCGAGAGAACGACCCATATTTTTCGGATCGAGAGCATCAACCGCTGCCGTAGGTTCGTATCCGCAATGCACCATACAATCGGTACATTTAGGATTTCCACTGCGATGGCCGTAGTTTTCCCAGTTGGTATTGTCGAGCAATTCTTGGAAACTATCGTAATAGCCTTCATTCAGTAAATAGCAAGGTTTTTGCCAACCCAAAACGCTGTAACTCGGACTTCCCCAAGGAGTACAATCGTAATCTTTTTCGCCGGTCAGGAAATCCAAAAATAGAGGATTGTGATTGAATTCCCAATTCTTTTTCCCTAACTTAAAGGGCGAGAGAATTTCGCGGAATAAGGCTTTGGTTTGTTCCCGTTGCAGGAAATGGTCTTGGTCTGGTGCCCAGGCATAACTATATCCCGGTGAAACCATCATGCCATCTACCTTTAATGTTGCCAAAAAATCAAAGAATTCTTGCACCTCTTGGGGATTAGCGCCTTCAAATACCGTCGTGTTGGTGGTGACGCGAAATCCTTTGGCTTTGGCAGCGCGAATGGCTTGCACGGCAACCTGAAAAACACCGTCGCGATCTACGCAGCGATCGTGAGTTTCTTGCAATCCATCTAAGTGAACGCTAAAGTTGAGATAGGGAGAAGGTTGGAAGCGATGCAGATTTTTTTCCAGTAAGATGCCGTTGGTGCATAAATAGACGAACTTCCGGCGATCGACTAATCCCTTGACAATTTCTCCAATTTGTGGGTGTAAAAGCGGTTCTCCTCCAGGAATAGAAACTACGGGAGCGCCGCATTCTTCCACTGCTGCAAAACATTGTTCTGGGGTAAGATTTTGCTTGAGAATTTCTTTGGGATGCTGGATTTTTCCACAGCCGGAACAAGCGAGATTGCAGCGAAATAGCGGTTCGAGCATTAAGACGAGGGGGAATTTTTTTCGCCCGAGCAGGCGCTGGGTGACTAAATATTTTCCAACTTCAATGGCTTGTTGAAGGGCAATGGCCATAATAACTCCTGTTAGGGTAATTGGGGAATATATTCTCTAAACCACTGTACCGCATCGTTGATGGCGATCGCGATATCGGATTGGGGCAAACCCAGCTCCCGAACGGCTTTCGCGGCATTGTAATACATGGGATGTTGCGACATGCGCACGCCATCGAGGGGAACGGAAGGCGGTTTCCCTAGAGGTGCGAGGATCTGTTCGTCTATCCAGGCTACCGTTAGTGGCAGCCATAGCGGAAGGGTTTGCGTTGGTGCCGGAATACCTGTAGTTTGGGACAGATGGTTGAGGAAGGTTTTGAGGGTAAGATTTTGATGGCCGAGGATGTAGCGATCGCCCTTTTTTCCGTTCTCTAATGCTAGGATATGCGCGATCGCCACATCCCGCACGTCGATAAAGTTTAATCCCGTCTCCACATAAGCCGGCATATTCCCCTGCAAAAACCGCAGAATAATATCTCCGGTAGGCGTCGGTTTCCGATCCCAAGGACCGATGGGAGTACTCGGATTGACGATAACAATATCTTGACCCAGTTTAACCGCGTTGTCAGCTTCTCGCTCCGCCCAATATTTCGATTTCTTATAAGCTCCAATCAAATCTTCTACCGGACTTTGATGGGTTTCGTCTACGGGAGTCCCATTCTCGCTAACTCCGATCGCCGCCACCGAGCTAGTATATACCGTACGCTCGACTCCCGCGTGTCGCGCTGCCGCCAGCACCTGACGGGTTCCCAATACGTTATCGCGATAGAGCGCATCTTTGTCGTTTTGCCACAAGGAATAGCGCGCGCCGCAATGAAACAATACCTGACATCCTTGCATTTTTTCTGCTAAGTCGGAAGAGTGGAAATCTCCAACAACGGTTTCAATCTCCAAACTATCGAGGTTAGCGCGACAGCTTTGCGGACGAACTAAGGCGCGAACTTGGTAATTTTGCTGGAGGAGCGATCGCACTAAGTTGGCGCCGACAAATCCCGTTCCTCCCGTGACAAATGCTCTCATAAGTTATTCGCGATCGCGGTGACGGTGCTGTTCGAGCAGTAGAGCAAAATTCTTCGGATCTACTTCTCCATAGACTCGATCTTGGGGTTGAGCATCAACGCGATCCATTAATGCTTGAAATGCGGCGAGGTCATTTCTATGTTCGAGAACGTATTGTTTTAGTTCTGCCATTGTCATCATGTCAAAGTCAGATTTCATTTATGAATCTCCAATTTCCATTAGGGTAGACTTCAATTAAAATCTCTTCTCCTGCCATTATTATGGCATTTCCAGTTCTCTCATCTAAACGTACCATATCCACAGAAAGGTACATAGTAGTGAGGTTTTGACAAAACTGGAAGCATCTCAGTACTTGTTGAGTTGTTGGCAATTACGATCGCTCCTCTTGACTATAGCTCTATGGTATCGTTATCTGAGCGATCGCTTATCTCTCCTCTGGTTGTTACTTGTGGAGATGGGGCATAATGGGCGTTCGGGTTGCCGAAACCCTTAGGCGATCGCTATTATTACAGTAACTAAAGGAATTTTAAACAGTTATGGATAACTTAGATCGAATAAAATCTATCTTCAACAAAATTTCAGAAAGCCAGCTTACTGACGCTGATATAAGTGAATTAGTCACTCTATTGAATTCCTGTGAAGTTAAGGGTTCGATACAAATAGGTAAAAACAACATAATAATTAGCGAAATTGATGGGAAAGATATTCATTTTGGCGATCGCACTTACTATCAGTGGAATGAAGAGTTAGTACAATCTCTCATCAAATTAATTGAGGGAAATCAACAAGCTATTGAATCTTTACTCAAATCACTACAACCGTCGGTTAATAAGTCTAAAATAAACTTTCCGAAGATCGCCAAAGAGAATCTACAGGAAAGATTTAATGAAATTGGCATTACCACCAATCCCTTAACTCGTGCAAGAGGTATCGATCGTTCCATTAATGATGTATATGTAGCTCTTGGATTAGTCCAGCGCGGAGGACAGAGCAAAAGAGAGGAGGACGTAAGCTCAGATCGGGGATCGTTACTGTTTGAAGAGAAAAATATTA encodes:
- a CDS encoding indolepyruvate ferredoxin oxidoreductase subunit alpha, translated to MPHTIVTEICEGIADCVGACPVDCIHPGPGKNQQGTDWYWIDFQTCIDCGVCLAVCPVEGAIVGEEKPELQKTPTV
- a CDS encoding ATP phosphoribosyltransferase regulatory subunit encodes the protein MVYQSPQGARDLLPLDVAQKNWVEDRLHQVFHHWGYHQIITSTLERLDTLMAGGAIARSSVIQLQDAREQLGLRPEVTASIARTAATRRYVDEAEVSNPKRFYYSANVFQRSPKGEYGRQQEFYQAGVELLGAAGVAGDSEILLLLADCLESLELPANEWRIAIGEAGLTQSLLSAFPPELQPALRKAISTLDYIELQNLVRAEDLSTQLQELALLLFDLRGEPTEVLEKLSQLDLNENEQERLSYLKTLVDLLQQSRRDRDSLPIILDLSLIRTFDYYSGLVFEVASCQGHNVKPLGQGGRYDGLVGIYHPQGQSLAGIGFCLNIEALQQVLQNGDRLPKEIRASDWLIVPETPQARAAAFAYAQTLRAKDLHIRVQVNLIDRETPDAVRQYARGRRIDRIAWIDAEGEATLEQLGQR
- a CDS encoding J domain-containing protein, translating into MSFNLDQGLFQLDFTDHHAILGVSIDANSREIRKRYMRIAKFLHPDSGNASTPEEKEQASQVLSKLVNPAYEKLTQDKEVKEYMVMLKLKGQQANQQGAGDQLQSDVAKKLAQSKNVEAEYKQALADVAARQYESLNNFTESTGEISELNLVYLMRLGGQNIPAPSQSKSSKPKASSAAKPAPAAPPPPPKVEKKSPVEGYYGRAKELVDKQNFPKAILELRDALKFDPTNSDCHTLLGEIYLKQKQHTMAKVHLNKALEGQPNNEQAMVLKQKVEAAVRKKASGGTGKNDPKAGQGIKIFGITIGGGKKK
- a CDS encoding inositol monophosphatase family protein is translated as MSVQSLSTYLDVATEAALAGGAVVMSYYGKLQDIRSKGRPGDVVTEADQASEAVVLDIIQRHFPDHCILAEESGERGDRQSPYLWAIDPLDGTTNYAHSYPNFSVSIGLLIDGVPQVGVVFDPHRQELFRAAKGLGATLNRKAIAPSATTQLSDSLLVTGFAYDRRETPDNNYAEFCYFTHLTQGVRRGGSAALDLAYVACGRLDGYWERGLSPWDITAGIVLVEEAGGKVTAYDGSPQDLGSGRLLATNSHLHPEMITQLARVSPYPEKMLPL
- a CDS encoding AzlD domain-containing protein, whose product is MTIVTYLPRLLPAWFLSTRTLPPAVQIWLRYVPISVIGAMLLPSLLLQEGSLQFNTDNLYLLGSIPTIAVAVISRSLFLTVLAGILFVTGLGLLFP
- a CDS encoding AzlC family ABC transporter permease, yielding MSKRQADSLKAGFLQSTPIILGYIPVGIAFGVLSLNSGISPLNTLLMSAMVLGAASQLIAIQLLVLDISPIVIIATVFAINLRHMLFSSAIGPHLKGWRWYEIAFFTYGITDESFAIHAGKFEEKSLDKTEAITINAITHGVWILGTYLGIVIGPSLQKMNFLALDYALVAMFIALLAILTKTWLSMFIALLAGTIATLALLNGINHWNIILATVICSTLGLAIELWNKNKSSRSLSE
- a CDS encoding thermonuclease family protein, which produces MKIGRFILPILLAGCLSYSGCQANQTPSGTPVIVLRAIGGHSLEVLPEGGSATQTARLLGISAPSLEQEPWGKAAKEALEQQVKGKTVILEYDREKEDRYQRQLVYVWHEEQLINEEMVKQGYALAEEWFPNTRYSQRLQYAGQRARILELGIWNTDNPMGLTPQQFRRQTSPSTQKSSP
- a CDS encoding glycosyltransferase family 39 protein, translated to MPLQKVLGERVRLLGSKRSHLSRFKIRNNPAIALVLIWLVTAVNDRLWFAIDRRIPAWDQADYLNWVLEYWHILQTPEWFSGEWWYQFWLASPKIPPLVYATAAPFLSWFGRSPDATTLVMLFYSAILILSVYGLGRKLGNSRMGLWSAGLCTLLPGLYRYRLDFLLDYPLAAMVAFSLLHVTLWHFSDSSKHRDRWILAILMGISIGLALLSKQTALFFLFTPIAISGISTLYHRQWQRFLQWLSAMAVALLILYPWVRTNWLLILTSGKRATVDSAIAEGDPALHTLDAWLYYWKAIPELVSWPLLLMPIIGAIGFAIAKFTKSSDRQTQNQLIPERNKVLFLGGCLVGAYLLCSLNVNKDIRYILPALPLLCVPLAWGLCQWESLSQKWAPKVRWGTIGLASLLLLLNLYPLGGARLTQWLSPRATYYPYWGSPAPHAEIIDEIIATEPYLKSNVGVLPSTPTINQHNINYYGQLQDFQVHGRQVGTNSEYTVQDGRSLSWFITKTGDPGSVPSLAQQQITQFIETSGLFAPHRSWPLDDGSTLTLHHQTTPSVQVIPLEQNLSEVRLYNLYVSSPSPPGYPVPVTYQWRGPWRDLRSGLVLVTWYRESDNSIAWIHDHGFGMGRLYAAEAIAPNTTVQVTELTSMLPPADLEPGNYRLEIEYLPDRNPETTARPISLPPISITLSSEAPPQPASELDLSTQFRTLAATLSQGPVALDRIFAEIGRINQYDANQDYLLQCDRALSYRLQTYGDNPDWWYGVVLSRVLRQDIPGAISAINSLITLEPNNPYPHAYLAVVYLYNWQPQNAQNALEVALQLNPDEPEIQALHAISLAMQGRLLKAWQLVQTLSPDN